The genomic window TCTTTTTGGTGGGAGACGCTGCCCACGTGGTGCCTCCCACGGGAGCCAAGGGGATGAACCTAGCCTTCTGCGACGTGGCGGTACTCTATCGGGCCTTGCTAGCCTACTATCGGGACAGGGACGAAACGCTTCTTGCCAGCTACACGGAAACGGCCCGCCGCCACATTTGGCAGGCAGAGCTCTTTTCCTACTGGATGACCAAATTGCTTCACACCCTCCCCGATCCTTTTGAAGAGCAAATCCGCCTCGCAAACCTTCGTCATCTCGTGGAAAGCCCCCATGTTCAACGGTTCCTTGCCGAAAACTACGTGGGCGTTTATACGAGTGGGCGCTATGCGGTAGCTTTCCCGTCTCCCCCTGGCTAGGCCCCCAAGTGACGACTCCCCCTTCTGAAGAACGGGAGCCGTCACGCGTTGGGCTTCTTGTTCCTCCCCAGTTGCTCGACGATGAGCCTCGAGGCCTCCTCAAGGTTCGTGGGCCCGGGTTCCCGGTAGCCCAGCCCTTCCAGGTGGGCAAGCCGCCTCTCCCTGGGGGCTTCTCCCGCCATGGGAAGGGCCCTGGTCCCCTCGAGGAGCCCCCGAAGCTCCTCATCCTCGATCCGCCGCCACCTCCCTGGGAGGAGCTTTCGGGCGGGGGTTATGGTTGAGGGGTGGGTGGCCCCGGGATAGAGGCGTGGTTCCTATCCGCCTTCCCGCCTCCCCGCTATGCCTCCTGGGCTCCCCGCTGGTCGGCCTCCGCCCTCTTGCGTCACACCTTCAGCGCCTTCCGCCCGTCACAGCCACAGGTAGCTGAGGGGCAGGGCCACTAGGCCCTTGCCGAAGGCCACGGGCTTCTCCCCCCCGTAGAGGATGCCTCCCAGCAGGAACCTCTCCCCAAGCCGGCTCCGGATCCGCTCCAAGGGGGCGAAATCCTGGGAGCCCAGGGTGGCCTTGGCCTTCACCTCCAGGACCACTACCCCCTGGGGGAACTCCAGGAGGAGGTCGGCCTCCAACCCCCCCGCCTCCCGGTAGTGGAAGGCGCGAAAGCCTTCATGGGCCGCCTGCAGCCTGAGCACCTCCCCCACGGCAAAGGCCTCCAGGAGGTGGCCCCAAAGGGCTCCTTCCAGGCGAACCTGAGGGTGCCCCAGGAGATGGGCGGCCAGGCCCGAGTCCACCAGGTACACCTTGGGGGCCTTTACTAGGCGCTTGCCCAGATTGGTACTCCAGGGGGGAAGCTCGGCCAGCAGATAGAGGGCCTTCAGGAGGGACAGGTACCGCCTCAGCGTAGGGTGGGGTATGCCAACCTCCCGGGAGAGAGCGGCCAGGTTGAGGAGCCCCCCCTGGCGGGCGGCCAAGAGGGCGAGAAGCCCGGGTAGTTGGTGGAGCCTTTCAATCTGGGCCAGTTCCCTCACGTCACGGGAGAGGAGGGTGTCCAGGTAGGCCCGGAACCACTCCCCAGGATCGGGCCCCAGGGCGGCCCGGGGGAAGCCTCCCCGCACCACCCGCTCCTTCAGGTCCCCAAGGGGTGGGGGAGGGGGTGGGGTTTGGCCTTGGGCCAAGGCTAGGAGGAGCCCGGGGAAGCCTCCCCCCCTCCCCTCCAGCTCCGCCTGGGCCAGGGGAAGGAGGCGGGCCACGGCCATCCGACCCACCAGGGTGTCCGCCACCTTGGGCAGGAGGAGGACGTTGGCCGATCCCGTGAGGAGGAGGGCCTTTGGCCTTCCCTCCCGGTCCAGGCGGAGCTTTAGGGGCAGGAAAAGCTCCGGGGCGCGTTGTACCTCGTCTAGAACCGCAGGTAGGGAAAGGCCCTCCACGTAGCCCCTGGGGTCTTCCCGGGCGGCCGCCAGTTCCGTGGGATCGTCCAGGGTTCGGTAGTCCAGGCCCCACTCCCTGGCCAGCTTCAGGGCCAGGGTGGTCTTCCCCACCTGACGGGGACCGGCCAGGAACACGGCGGGGAGGACCTCGAGGAGCCGCCGAAGCCGGGGTTCCAGAAGGCGGGGAAGCATACGGCTACAAGTTTACCACCTTGTGACTAACAGTTGGTCATTAGATGACCATTTTGCAGATGGAGCGGGCCCGGGGGTCCCGGTGAGCCGAAGGCTAGGTTCCGGCGATGGGCCTGCTCCTGGGCCACCGCTACTTCCACGAGACCATCAGCGCCATCAGGGATCCGGTGCTGAGGGGAGCCGAGGCCCTCGCCCAAAGGCCATTACCGGAGGAAATGGCTTTTGTCTATCTTGACGGCTTCTTCTTGAAGGTGCTCCGGGAGGGGGTAGGGGTGGAGAGGGCGGCCGTGTACGCGGCCTTGGGCGTCACCCCTTGCGGAGGGAGGCAGGTGCAGGCTTCTGGCTGCTTCCCACCAACCAGCAGGTACCCATAACGACTTATCCGCAAGGGGGAAGTGGAAATCGCCCTCGTGACGACTCCCCGTTCTGAAGAGCGGGGCTGCAAGGTACGGGCTTCGCCCGTGACCGCCCGTGACCTCGGTTCTCACGGGACGGCCCATGCCGTCCTTGTCCCCGCGGGCTCCGGCAAGATAGCCCTGCGGGCTGACCCGAGCCCTGGCCAGGATGTTCCGTGCTGCAGCCACGTCCCGGTGTAGGTGAGTCCCGCACTGGGGGCAGGTGTACTCCGGCACCCACAGGGGAGTCCATGTATCCCCGGATTGAAAACCGGCGGATTATAGCTCCCCCACACCCCCTCTTTCCTCTAACCGCTCTTCGCTCACCCCGGATTTTCTGTTATGTTTCACAGATCGCCATTAAACCAAAGCATCCGTGACTTCTGCCCGCAGTGCAGCCAGCTGCGCCGCTGCTGCCCGGGTCATGAGAGGTTCAACACCCAGTTCCTCAAGGAGTTCTGCAGCGGCCATCATCTCCTCCCAACGCCTGTGTGCGTGGCGTAAACTTCCTTCCACAAGGCGAATGGCCAAGGACTCATCAGCCTCACCCAGGGTCTTGGCAATGTGGTTGTGAACCTCATCCCAAAGGCCGAGCCGCTTTGCCGCCTCAAGGGCTTCCATTGCTGCCGCAGCCATCCCTTTAAAAAAGACGCTTCGCAAAAGCTTCCGAGTAGCGGCAAGACCAGCCTCCTCGCCCACCACCTCCACTGTTCCTCCTAGGGGAATAAGGACATCGGCATAGCTCTTTGCCCCAGGTCCTGAAGCCAAAGAAAATGTGGAGAGACCCTTCCCAGGAACTGGACTCATCAAGGCAACATCAACAAAGAGGGCACCAGTAGGTGCAATGACATCAGCCAGCGCCCTCTTTATCTTTGGCGAGGCTGTGTTCAGGTCCGCGTATATCTGCCCCGGCTTCAATACAGGCGCCACCCTCTTGGCCACATCAAGGGCTACCCTGGCCCAGTTAACCGAAAGAACCACGTCCGCACCTGCCGCCGCCTCCGCCTCGCTGCCCATCATGGGTACCCCGGCAACGCCTTTTCCAGGAGCCGGATCGTACCCCAAGACCACCGCATCCCGGGCAACCAGATCCCTGGCGATAGCCGACCCCGCCTCACCCAGGCCCAAAATGGCAAACCTCAACCCTTTACCCATCTGGTTCCTCCCGGAGACGCTGCGCTTGAGCCAGGGCACCCTCCACCTTTTCTCGAAGGCCATAAATGTCAAGGGAAAGCTTACCCTGGGCAAAGAGCTCTCTAAGCTTGGCCTCGCGCTCTACCCGCTCCCGGGCCCGTTGCAGCACCTCCCGGGCTCGCTCCCTAGAAACCACCACTATTCCATCCCCATCCAAAACCACATAGTCGCCAAGGCGAATCTGCACCCCGCCAAGAACTACCGGTACGCCTATACCCAGCACATTCTCTCGCTTGGCACCCCTCGGACTTAACCACCGTGCCCAGACGGGCAAACCCAGGGCCACCAGCTCGTCACCGTCCCGAACCGCACCATCCACCAAGAGTGCCGCCGCTTGGCGGGCTTTAGCCTGTGTGGCAAGAAGCTCTCCCACCAAGGCTACGGGTTTAGCCATAGGCATGGTTAGGACTACAACCTCACCAGGCTGGAGCACAGCCATGGCAGCATGAGCTGCCAGGTTATCGTCTTGCGCGCACAGAACCGGAAGAGCAGGCCCTGCTGCCCGGGATCCCGGGATAAGACGAAGGAACGAAGCCTCTACCAATCCCTGGCGACCAGCAGCTTCATACACCGTGGCGGAGCCAAGTTCCGCGAGTTCTCGTACCTCTGATGCCGTCAACATCTTAACCCCCTAGAGGCTCCTTACCACCTGGGGTATAACACGCTGAAAGGCCTCCGCCCGCTTAATATCCGCAAGCCCGGAAATTCTCCGGGCATGGTTGGCCCTGTGCTCAGCCCGCTCAGAGTAATATTTCCGAAGATAAGCCTGGGAAGCGAAAACTTCCATGGCAGCAAGTTTCTTCTCCCACACGGGGGTGATGTCTAAGAAGACGTTGGGAACAAACCCACAAAGCTCAGGTTGATGAGGCTCGAAGAAGAGAAACTCGGGGGGGCGTACCGTCTTAAAGGCACTGGCCACACCCGAACCAGTGGCCAGCTGTCGGGCCTTCTCGGTGGCCTCGTAGGCCACAGGGTGGTCAGGATTAAAGGGA from Thermus caldifontis includes these protein-coding regions:
- a CDS encoding NAD(P)-dependent oxidoreductase; the protein is MGKGLRFAILGLGEAGSAIARDLVARDAVVLGYDPAPGKGVAGVPMMGSEAEAAAGADVVLSVNWARVALDVAKRVAPVLKPGQIYADLNTASPKIKRALADVIAPTGALFVDVALMSPVPGKGLSTFSLASGPGAKSYADVLIPLGGTVEVVGEEAGLAATRKLLRSVFFKGMAAAAMEALEAAKRLGLWDEVHNHIAKTLGEADESLAIRLVEGSLRHAHRRWEEMMAAAELLEELGVEPLMTRAAAAQLAALRAEVTDALV
- a CDS encoding ATP-binding protein, with protein sequence MLPRLLEPRLRRLLEVLPAVFLAGPRQVGKTTLALKLAREWGLDYRTLDDPTELAAAREDPRGYVEGLSLPAVLDEVQRAPELFLPLKLRLDREGRPKALLLTGSANVLLLPKVADTLVGRMAVARLLPLAQAELEGRGGGFPGLLLALAQGQTPPPPPPLGDLKERVVRGGFPRAALGPDPGEWFRAYLDTLLSRDVRELAQIERLHQLPGLLALLAARQGGLLNLAALSREVGIPHPTLRRYLSLLKALYLLAELPPWSTNLGKRLVKAPKVYLVDSGLAAHLLGHPQVRLEGALWGHLLEAFAVGEVLRLQAAHEGFRAFHYREAGGLEADLLLEFPQGVVVLEVKAKATLGSQDFAPLERIRSRLGERFLLGGILYGGEKPVAFGKGLVALPLSYLWL
- a CDS encoding PIG-L deacetylase family protein, producing the protein MKRLLVVSAHAADFVWRAGGAIALSVSQGGEAFVVALSYGERGESGELWKEPGQTLERVKAIRHEEASRAAAILGAKLIPLNLGDYPLRVDDRVIDQLVGIMVEIAPDILITHPPRDPFNPDHPVAYEATEKARQLATGSGVASAFKTVRPPEFLFFEPHQPELCGFVPNVFLDITPVWEKKLAAMEVFASQAYLRKYYSERAEHRANHARRISGLADIKRAEAFQRVIPQVVRSL
- a CDS encoding RraA family protein — encoded protein: MLTASEVRELAELGSATVYEAAGRQGLVEASFLRLIPGSRAAGPALPVLCAQDDNLAAHAAMAVLQPGEVVVLTMPMAKPVALVGELLATQAKARQAAALLVDGAVRDGDELVALGLPVWARWLSPRGAKRENVLGIGVPVVLGGVQIRLGDYVVLDGDGIVVVSRERAREVLQRARERVEREAKLRELFAQGKLSLDIYGLREKVEGALAQAQRLREEPDG